The following are encoded in a window of uncultured Sphaerochaeta sp. genomic DNA:
- a CDS encoding tail fiber domain-containing protein, with the protein MIASASITLTNLADGLSTFYQYAKNTSDTTPPTTGWSTAMPSRTSGEFIWRREASALSLDDVTAWENTVCLTGATGASGPKGDTGEQGPPGNPGAVGVNPNENLIQVAGFEEDGSFGASTGIIYNGSTPISINNAEYTVNEDGKGYIFTNSSGNLSFGRIHYRSIGFVPTPRKNILSNDFLTPKPTFSGANFDPATHTWTGSVESGADLTWGAGLIVSAGQNIRVPFGKTYIVSLEIYASAAVTFKADVNNFPVGVDAWSGNDNDNSDARGLFSETIPANTWTKVWFSYENSSIDNTSKVDLYDGSNFGVANQSGSTITVKYRNIKGEIGTEYSSFEPAFNESTINESLKVAFVDFNTYEEIFPDLVIGSFQVNDGIVDNAEMLPARNVNDFLNSNMLEILNKGDKEDIKVMAMALGADRVFQTIVAITAFIQDLYVNNVKSKDYIEDSKSFPEEGFWLDGLNNIAKIAYLKAKNADIQGTFRNDGFKTLEPVDGTTITRYTTPKSIFKFSDAYNLFPDSNSLQSISGTFEGNSFTQATRRSSTRILLYKDSSSSSTSVSAGDDKLLKRHVPSQVFGKNYYVRWHISYDGTNTHRSFIRNKAGQTVGQIYADHNARETIQTGEDSDGDPVYSVIFLYRGDMELWHSLGGAGTYSGTYSITDTYQEFSVIAYSGALWGSKTATSNLLEISTSRTFNSAVLVNGSTFREVSDQPDKYYLSSSKTFNIGGTTQDSASMKKYVSGTDFYNRFSTLPVGSIGDVSSGSINYNGSSYTVNRIQKTSNSIVLWSGSHQIVVNKFQNGTNTGVYSHLEVVSDIVFGKIDGGIETMHILPFDGANNTYDIGQSSKRFRAGYFYNVVSSSFNASSLRNLKKDISKYKGSALDVLNQVEVVNYRYKSENDEYLHTGLIADDSPECLTGKNHDVMSLSDTTGMLIKAVQELDEKIHKLEGR; encoded by the coding sequence ATGATTGCTTCCGCTTCCATAACACTTACCAACCTTGCTGATGGGCTTAGCACATTCTATCAGTATGCAAAGAATACAAGCGACACAACTCCCCCCACCACAGGGTGGAGCACAGCTATGCCTTCAAGAACTTCTGGTGAGTTTATCTGGAGGCGTGAGGCAAGTGCATTGTCTTTGGATGATGTAACAGCATGGGAAAATACTGTATGCCTTACAGGCGCAACTGGAGCTTCAGGCCCAAAAGGAGATACTGGAGAACAAGGGCCTCCAGGCAACCCAGGAGCAGTCGGGGTTAATCCAAACGAAAACTTAATTCAGGTTGCAGGCTTTGAGGAAGATGGCTCGTTTGGTGCATCAACTGGTATAATCTATAACGGTAGCACCCCTATTAGTATCAATAATGCTGAATACACGGTTAATGAAGATGGCAAAGGATATATTTTCACCAACTCTTCAGGTAACCTGTCTTTTGGAAGAATTCATTACAGGTCGATTGGGTTTGTTCCTACACCTCGTAAGAATATTCTAAGCAATGATTTCCTAACACCAAAGCCTACATTCTCTGGTGCAAACTTTGATCCTGCAACACATACATGGACTGGCAGTGTTGAAAGTGGAGCAGATTTGACATGGGGAGCTGGATTGATTGTTTCAGCCGGACAAAACATAAGAGTTCCATTTGGGAAAACCTATATAGTAAGCCTTGAGATATATGCTTCTGCTGCTGTGACTTTCAAAGCTGATGTAAACAATTTCCCTGTTGGCGTAGATGCTTGGAGCGGAAACGACAATGACAATTCAGATGCTAGAGGATTGTTTTCAGAAACAATACCTGCAAACACATGGACTAAAGTCTGGTTCTCATACGAAAACAGTTCAATCGACAATACCAGTAAGGTGGATTTGTACGATGGATCGAATTTTGGTGTAGCCAATCAGAGCGGTTCAACAATTACTGTAAAATACAGAAACATCAAAGGTGAGATTGGTACAGAATATTCGAGTTTTGAACCAGCATTTAATGAATCAACTATCAACGAATCATTGAAAGTTGCTTTTGTTGACTTCAATACGTATGAAGAAATATTCCCAGACTTGGTAATAGGCTCATTTCAAGTTAATGACGGTATTGTTGATAACGCAGAAATGCTGCCAGCACGAAACGTCAACGATTTTCTTAATTCCAACATGCTTGAAATATTGAACAAAGGGGACAAGGAAGATATCAAGGTGATGGCAATGGCATTGGGTGCTGACAGGGTATTCCAGACAATTGTTGCCATAACCGCATTTATCCAAGACCTGTATGTAAACAACGTAAAATCAAAAGACTACATAGAAGATTCCAAGTCATTCCCTGAAGAAGGATTTTGGCTGGATGGACTTAATAATATTGCAAAGATTGCGTACTTAAAAGCAAAGAATGCAGATATACAAGGCACATTCAGGAATGATGGATTCAAGACTCTTGAACCAGTAGATGGCACAACTATAACAAGGTATACAACCCCTAAAAGTATCTTTAAGTTTTCCGATGCCTATAATCTCTTTCCTGACTCAAACTCACTCCAATCCATATCAGGAACTTTTGAGGGGAACAGCTTCACTCAGGCGACTCGTAGAAGCAGTACACGTATACTATTGTACAAAGATTCTTCATCATCTTCTACGTCAGTGTCTGCTGGCGATGATAAACTGCTAAAGAGACATGTCCCATCCCAAGTTTTTGGGAAAAACTATTATGTTCGATGGCATATAAGCTATGACGGAACAAATACCCACAGATCCTTTATCAGAAACAAGGCAGGACAGACCGTTGGGCAGATTTATGCAGACCATAATGCCAGAGAAACAATACAGACAGGTGAAGATAGTGATGGTGATCCAGTCTATTCTGTAATCTTTCTTTATAGGGGCGATATGGAGTTGTGGCACTCATTGGGTGGAGCTGGTACTTATTCTGGGACATACTCAATCACTGACACTTATCAAGAGTTCTCGGTTATTGCTTATTCTGGTGCACTCTGGGGTTCTAAAACAGCAACCTCCAACCTCTTGGAAATATCAACATCAAGAACATTTAATAGTGCTGTTCTGGTAAACGGAAGTACATTCAGAGAAGTATCAGACCAGCCAGATAAGTATTACCTGTCCTCATCCAAGACATTCAACATTGGAGGAACTACCCAAGATTCTGCATCAATGAAAAAGTATGTCTCTGGTACTGATTTCTACAACCGGTTCAGTACGCTTCCGGTAGGGTCAATAGGTGACGTCTCCTCTGGATCAATCAATTATAATGGCAGTTCCTACACCGTTAATAGGATACAGAAAACCTCGAATAGTATTGTTTTATGGTCTGGAAGCCACCAGATTGTTGTGAATAAATTCCAGAATGGGACAAATACAGGAGTCTATTCTCATCTTGAAGTTGTTTCAGATATCGTCTTCGGCAAAATTGATGGCGGTATTGAAACGATGCACATCCTTCCTTTTGATGGTGCAAACAACACGTATGATATCGGACAAAGCAGCAAGCGTTTCCGAGCAGGTTATTTTTACAATGTCGTATCAAGCTCTTTCAATGCTTCCTCACTGAGGAATCTCAAGAAAGACATCAGTAAATACAAGGGGTCTGCTCTTGATGTTCTCAATCAGGTTGAGGTAGTCAATTATCGCTATAAATCTGAGAACGATGAATACCTACACACAGGATTGATTGCCGATGATTCCCCTGAATGTCTCACCGGAAAGAACCATGATGTGATGTCACTCTCTGATACTACAGGAATGCTCATAAAAGCAGTACAGGAGCTTGATGAGAAAATCCATAAGTTGGAGGGTCGATAA